TGATGAATATATATGCAGGCGCAGCGGCGCCAGCCAGGATTTTACCTGTTACCTGGCCGCAATGAGCTTAACCTTTACCGTTGGTATGGGTCAGCATGCGCTAGTACTTGAAAAAAGGAGAGTGTTTTTCGTGAAGGCGGCGGTTGATAAAGAAAAATGTACTGGCTGTGGGCAATGCGTAGATATATGCGCTGCTGAGGCCTTACAACTTGTCGACGATATTGCGGTAGTAAGCGATGAATGCATTGAGTGCGGGGCATGTGTGGACGAATGCCCCAATGGGGCAATATCGCTTGACTGATTGAGCCGGTAAAATGATAATATTCTTAGCAATAAAAAATTTTCTATGGAGGTTGATGAGAAATGGCTGCAACGGATTTATT
The sequence above is drawn from the Desulfotomaculum sp. genome and encodes:
- a CDS encoding ferredoxin, translated to MKAAVDKEKCTGCGQCVDICAAEALQLVDDIAVVSDECIECGACVDECPNGAISLD